From one Physeter macrocephalus isolate SW-GA chromosome 18, ASM283717v5, whole genome shotgun sequence genomic stretch:
- the KBTBD12 gene encoding kelch repeat and BTB domain-containing protein 12 isoform X6, with product MECKTEGKEKYQHSLNLLNKIKNMKELAEMIDVVLIAEGEKFPCHRLVLAAFSPYFKAMFTCGLLECTRREVVLYDITAESVSVILNYMYHAALEISNANVQTVAVAAYFMQMEEVFSACQKYMMDHMDASNCLGIYHFAKQIGAEDLADQSKKYLFQHFAEVSLHEEILETEVHQLLTLIKSDDLNISREESILDLVLRWVNHNRELRTEHLVELLKQVRLQLVNPSFLRQALKRNTMLLCDANCIDIIQNAFKAIKTPQQHSLNLRYGMETTSLLLCIGNNSSGIRSRHRNYGDASFCYDPASRKTYFISSPKYGEGLGTVCTGAVMENNAIIVAGEASVSKLSRQKSKNVEIYRYHDRGNQFWEKLCTTEFRELYALGTVHNDLYVIGGQMKIKNQYLITNCVEKYSVERDTWKRVSPLPQPLACHAVVTVNNKLYVLGGWTPQMDLPDEEPDRLSNQLLKYDPSQDQWTEQAPMKYSKYRFSTAVVNSEIYVLGKKKLKEFYRLPQKSSH from the exons ATGGAGTGCAAgactgagggaaaagaaaaataccaacacAGCTTGAATTTACTGAATAAAATTAAGAACATGAAAGAACTAGCAGAGATGATTGATGTTGTACTCATCGCAGAAGGGGAGAAATTCCCTTGCCACAGGCTGGTCCTGGCTGCATTTAGTCCTTACTTCAAAGCGATGTTCACCTGTGGACTACTTGAGTGTACTCGGAGGGAAGTCGTACTTTATGACATCACAGCAGAAAGTGTGTCGGTGATATTAAATTATATGTACCACGCGGCTTTGGAGATCAGTAACGCCAATGTACAGACTGTGGCTGTGGCCGCCTATTTTATGCAGATGGAGGAAGTCTTCAGTGCGTGTCAGAAGTATATGATGGACCATATGGATGCCTCGAACTGTCTGGGCATCTATCATTTTGCAAAGCAGATTGGAGCTGAGGATTTAGCTGATCAGTCGAAGAAGTATTTATTTCAGCACTTTGCTGAGGTGAGCTTACACGAAGAGATACTAGAAACTGAAGTGCACCAACTTCTGACGCTTATTAAATCGGATGACCTGAACATATCCAGAGAGGAGAGCATTCTGGACCTAGTTCTGAGATGGGTAAATCATAACCGAGAACTGCGCACAGAGCATCTTGTGGAACTTCTGAAGCAAGTTAGGCTGCAACTGGTAAACCCTTCTTTTTTAAGACAGGCCCTGAAAAGGAACACGATGCTGCTGTGTGATGCAAATTGCATTGACATCATTCAAAACGCGTTCAAAGCCATCAAGACCCCTCAACAGCACTCTCTCAACCTTCGTTATGGCATGGAGACCACCAGTCTTTTGCTGTGCATTGGCAACAATTCCTCGGGAATCAGGTCGAGACATAGGAACTACGGAGATGCCAGTTTCTGCTACGATCCTGCATCGCGCAAGACCTATTTCATCTCGTCTCCCAAGTATGGGGAGGGTTTAGGCACTGTGTGTACTGGCGCTGTCATGGAAAACAACGCTATCATTGTGGCCGGAGAAGCAAGTGTCTCTAAACTCTCCAGACAAAAGAGCAAGAATGTTGAAATCTACAG GTATCATGATAGAGGAAACCAGTTTTGGGAAAAGTTATGCACAACAGAATTTCGAGAGCTCTACGCTCTGGGCACCGTCCATAACGACCTCTATGTTATAGGAGGACAGATGAAAATTAAGAACCAGTATCTTATTACAAACTGTGTTGAGAAGTACTCTGTAGAACGGGACACTTGGAAAAGGGTGTCCCCCCTTCCACAACCGTTGGCGTGTCATGCTGTAGTAACAGTGAATAATAAACTTTACGTGCTTGGAGGCTGGACCCCTCAG ATGGATCTTCCTGACGAAGAACCTGATCGATTAAGCAACCAGCTGTTGAAGTATGACCCCAGCCAAGATCAATGGACAGAGCAGGCACCCATGAAGTACTCAAAGTACCGATTCAGCACAGCTGTGGTCAACAGTGAGATTTATGTTCTGGGTAAGAAGAAGCTAAAAGAGT TCTACAGGCTACCCCAGAAGAGCAGCCACTGA